Genomic DNA from Bacteroides zhangwenhongii:
ACTTCGTATGGAGATGGGGAGAAAGGGGAAGGTATATGTGGAAACATATTATTCGTGGAGTGTGATAATGGAACGATTAAAAAAGGCAATTGAATCAGTGTGAATGGACTGTTGAAATACATTGAAATGATGGAGAAAAAGGATATAGTTGTAGTTATTCCTGTTTATAAAACTACTTTGACGAAATATGAGGAAATGTCGCTAAATCAATGTGTAAAGGTCTTGGCTGATTATTCCCTTGTAGTAGTTAAACCGGTAAGCTTGGATATAAATGAGTTGTTGTCACGGTATTCGTTGCTGAAAGTTGAAAACTTTTCAGACGATTGCTTCTCTGATTTGAGGGCATATAACAAGTTGGTTCTCAAGGAGGACTTTTATCAGAGATTTGCCAACTATCAGTATATGCTTATTTTTCAGTTAGATGCATATGTATTTCGCGATGAGCTATTGGATTGGGCGAGACAAGGATATGATTATATCGGTGCTCCGTGGTTGCCAGAACAAATGGAAGGTAAGATAGGAAATAGTAAATATCTTTTGTTAAAGCGTTTCTTTTATAGGTTGATAAATAGTCCAAAGTTGAGGCGATGGAAATATTTTACATACGAAGTGGGAAATGGTGGCTTTTCATTAAGGAATATAACCAAGATGATAGCGATTACTCATAAATATAAAGATAAAATAACTCAATGGCTGGACGATGCAAAGCCTTTTTATCCGGAGGATGTTTTGCTTTTTGTTGAAATTAGGGAGAAACAATATCGTTTGAGGACTCCCCGTTATGATAAAGCACTGCAATTCTCAATGGAAGTAGGTGCAGAATGGGCATTTGATTATAATAAACGGCGACTGCCTTTCGGCTGTCATGCTTGGTATCATGAAGAGTATTATCCGTTTTGGTCTCGTTTGATAGAAAAGTATTAAAGATATGGTATCAATTATTATTTGTTCTGTTTCTCCTCATCTTTTAAAAGATTTGCAACAAAATATAGCACAAACCATAGGCGTGGAATATGAAATTATTGCAATTGATAATCGTGAAAAACATTGGCCTATAGCAAAAGTGTATAATTATGGAGCACAGCAAGCAAAGTATCCATATTTGTTTTTTGTGCATGAAGATATTAGGCTACTGTCTGATAAGTGGGGAGAGCTTATAATTTCTAAACTGGCAGAACCGGATTGTGGGGTTGTGGGTTTTGTCGGGGACAAAGCAAGATTTTCGTGTTGTAGTGGTTGGTATCAGTATTGTGATATGAGTAAAATTAGCTATTTCTATCAGAGAATAAAAGAAGGAAAGACCCTGTTTTTGGTAGAGAATGCTGATCTGAACCAGCCTTTTCAAGAGGTCATAACATTAGATGGTTTGGGATTCTTTGTGAGAACGGAAATTTGGAAAAAATATCCATTTGATGAGAATTTATTAACCGGATTTCATTGTTATGATATTGACTTCTCATTGCAGATAGCGTCTGCAAATTATAAGAATTATGTGTGTTGCTCTAATCAAATGTTGATCGAACATTTTTCGCAGGGAAACTTTAGTGATGCAAGTTGGTTCTCCACAACTTTGCGTTTACATGAGAAATGGAAACATCTATTGCCGATGAAAACTTCCGACCTTAATATTTCAGACAAAAAGATTCATAAATGCGAAGAATTGGCATCTTATGATTTTTTAAAACGGATATTAATGTCTAGTTGTGATATTTTACTTAAGAGAAAAGTTCTTAAAATGTTCTTATGGCGTCCTTTCTCATGGAAGCATTTGAAGAATAGTATTTCCGGCATTATAAAATATATGAGATATGCGTAAATTTGTGGAACAGAAAAATGGAAGTAGTATCCCCTTGGTCACAGTGATTACTGTAACTTATAATTTAATTAAAGGTAAGAGGGAGAAATTTATTATTCAATGTTTGGAGAGTGTACATAATCAACGTTATTCGAATATTGAGCATATCGTTATTGATGGGGCATCTGATGATGGCACTTTACCGTTACTTAAAAAATATGAGAGTCTAGGTTGGATAAAACTGTTTTCTGAACCAGATACAGGCATATATGATGCGATGAATAAAGGAATTTTAAAGGCTAACGGTAAGTATGTTAGTATTCTAAATTCAGATGATTTTTTTCACAATCCAGAAGGAATCGCAATTAGTGTTAAGTTGTTGGAAGATAATGAAGCTGATTATTCCTATGCGGATGCTCGTGTTCTTAAGAAGTCGGGTAGAAAATTTCAGTGGAAAGGAGATTTGTCAAAGTTGCTTGTTGGAGAGCATTATTGCCATCAGACCATGTTGGTTAAAACGAAAGTTTTAAGAGATATGGGTGGCTTCGATTTGTCTTATCGTGTTTCTGCAGACTCGGATCTGATGATTCGTCTTTATGCTCAGGGGTATAAACACCAATATGTTCCACACTGTTTTGTAACATATAGATATGGTGGATATTCTTTTCACTATGATGCTCAGTCTCGTAAGGATCATTCTACTTCTTTCTTTCATCATATAGGTTGTCATATTGGTTTAAGCGAGGAGGATTGTTTTCAACTTTGGCAACTGAATTTTATTGCTGAGCAAACGTATAAGGAACAGCTGGTGCTTGTTCATAAAGTGCCAGAAGAGTTTGGACGCGACTACATATATGCTGAACTGAAAAAACGTAATCCGCTTGGTGGAAAGCAGCCGGAGAAAAAGAAGTACTATCTGTTTGGCTTTATTCCTGCTCTTCAAATATCGTTTCAGAATAGTATTTATAGCTATTATTTGTTCGGAATATTCAACATTTTGAATGTTACGTGTTTGAATGGGAAATGGGAATATAAATTATTGGGTATTATTCCTATCCTGAAAATTAAATATTGCAAGTAGGTAGGCTTATATTCGGTATAACCGTCAATGGTTTGTTTTTTTGTGTCATTCTTTTTTGCTGAGTAATTAGAAATGATTAATTTTGCATTTTATATATAATAACTAAATTTATGCTGAAACAGTTCTTTACTTTAATGAAGCGATATATTGAACCGTATCGCAAGTATCTTGTGGGTTCTTTGATATTGAACTTCTTGTCTCAATGGCTTAATGTGTTTTCTTTTTTAGCTATAATCCCTATTTTGAATATATTATTCAAGATTGACACGAAGGTTTATGAATATCAGCCGATGGATTTGGCACATTTAAACAAGGATGTATTGATGAACAACGCTTCCTATTGGATAAACCAAATAGTAGAATCGCATGGTGCATTCGTCGTACTTATTGTTATGGGATGTATATTAATATTGGCGACTCTTTTGAAAACAGTTGGCTATTTTGCATCTTCTGCTATAATGGTTCCGCTTCGTACTGGTATTGTACGTGATATTCGTATTCAGGTATATGCGAAGGTGTTGAATTTACCTCTTAGTTTCTTCTCGGAAGAACGGAAAGGAGATATTATTGCTCGTATGAGTGCTGATGTTACAGCTGTTGAGAATTCTTTGACGAGCTCTATTGATATGCTTATTCGTAATCCTATAGCGTTAGTCGTATGTTTCATTACTTTGTTTTCGGTGAGTTGGCAAATGACTTTATTTGTAATTGTCATTTTACCTTTAGCAGGATGGGTTATGGGAGTTGTCAGTCGTAAACTGAAGCGACAATCGGCTACAGCTCAGTCGCAGTGGGGTGATATTATGTCTCAATTGGATGAAACATTGGGAGGTCTGCGAGTTATAAAAGCTTTTATCGCTGAAAGTAAAATGTTGGCTCGTTTTACTAAAACTAATAATGATTTTAGAGATGCGATGAATGAAATGGTGATACGTCAAAGTTCGGCTCATCCTATGAGTGAGTTTTTGGGAACGTGTGTAATTATCATTGTGTTATGGTTTGGTGGTGCATTGATCTTGAATAGTTCTTATGCTCCTATGGATGCTGCAACTTTTATTTTTTATTTAGTCATCCTTTATAGTATAATCAATCCTCTAAAAGAGTTTTCTAAGGCTTTTTACAATATACCTTTGGGACTTGCTAGTATGGATCGTATTGATATGATACTCAAAGCCGAGAGCCATATAAAAGATCCTGTTAATCCTTTACCTTTGGATAGCTTTGAGGATAAGTTGAGTTTTAAGAATGTTAGCTTTAGTTATGTTGAGGGTAGACCTGTATTGAAGCATATAAACTTAGAAGTAGCGAAAGGTAAAACTATAGCTTTGGTGGGACAATCAGGATCTGGAAAATCAACATTGGTTGATTTAATACCTCGTTATCACAATGTAGAGGAAGGTGAATTGCTGATTGATGGGAAAAATGTAAATGCTGTGTCTATACATAGTTTGCGTTCGTTAATTGGAAATGTGAACCAAGAAGCAATTCTTTTCAATGACTCTTTTTATAACAATATTACATTTGGGGTGGAGAATGCTACTATGGATCAGGTTATTGAGGCTGCGAAAATTGCTAACGCTCACGACTTCATCATGGAGACAGAGAAGGGATATGATACAATGATTGGTGATCGTGGCGGTCGTTTATCTGGTGGTCAACGCCAGCGTGTCAGTATAGCTCGTGCGATCTTGAAAAATCCTCCGATATTAATTCTTGACGAAGCAACTTCTGCATTGGATACTGAATCAGAACGTTTAGTTCAAGAAGCTTTGGA
This window encodes:
- a CDS encoding DUF5672 family protein translates to MMEKKDIVVVIPVYKTTLTKYEEMSLNQCVKVLADYSLVVVKPVSLDINELLSRYSLLKVENFSDDCFSDLRAYNKLVLKEDFYQRFANYQYMLIFQLDAYVFRDELLDWARQGYDYIGAPWLPEQMEGKIGNSKYLLLKRFFYRLINSPKLRRWKYFTYEVGNGGFSLRNITKMIAITHKYKDKITQWLDDAKPFYPEDVLLFVEIREKQYRLRTPRYDKALQFSMEVGAEWAFDYNKRRLPFGCHAWYHEEYYPFWSRLIEKY
- a CDS encoding glycosyltransferase, producing the protein MVSIIICSVSPHLLKDLQQNIAQTIGVEYEIIAIDNREKHWPIAKVYNYGAQQAKYPYLFFVHEDIRLLSDKWGELIISKLAEPDCGVVGFVGDKARFSCCSGWYQYCDMSKISYFYQRIKEGKTLFLVENADLNQPFQEVITLDGLGFFVRTEIWKKYPFDENLLTGFHCYDIDFSLQIASANYKNYVCCSNQMLIEHFSQGNFSDASWFSTTLRLHEKWKHLLPMKTSDLNISDKKIHKCEELASYDFLKRILMSSCDILLKRKVLKMFLWRPFSWKHLKNSISGIIKYMRYA
- a CDS encoding glycosyltransferase family 2 protein; the protein is MRKFVEQKNGSSIPLVTVITVTYNLIKGKREKFIIQCLESVHNQRYSNIEHIVIDGASDDGTLPLLKKYESLGWIKLFSEPDTGIYDAMNKGILKANGKYVSILNSDDFFHNPEGIAISVKLLEDNEADYSYADARVLKKSGRKFQWKGDLSKLLVGEHYCHQTMLVKTKVLRDMGGFDLSYRVSADSDLMIRLYAQGYKHQYVPHCFVTYRYGGYSFHYDAQSRKDHSTSFFHHIGCHIGLSEEDCFQLWQLNFIAEQTYKEQLVLVHKVPEEFGRDYIYAELKKRNPLGGKQPEKKKYYLFGFIPALQISFQNSIYSYYLFGIFNILNVTCLNGKWEYKLLGIIPILKIKYCK
- a CDS encoding ABC transporter ATP-binding protein, translated to MLKQFFTLMKRYIEPYRKYLVGSLILNFLSQWLNVFSFLAIIPILNILFKIDTKVYEYQPMDLAHLNKDVLMNNASYWINQIVESHGAFVVLIVMGCILILATLLKTVGYFASSAIMVPLRTGIVRDIRIQVYAKVLNLPLSFFSEERKGDIIARMSADVTAVENSLTSSIDMLIRNPIALVVCFITLFSVSWQMTLFVIVILPLAGWVMGVVSRKLKRQSATAQSQWGDIMSQLDETLGGLRVIKAFIAESKMLARFTKTNNDFRDAMNEMVIRQSSAHPMSEFLGTCVIIIVLWFGGALILNSSYAPMDAATFIFYLVILYSIINPLKEFSKAFYNIPLGLASMDRIDMILKAESHIKDPVNPLPLDSFEDKLSFKNVSFSYVEGRPVLKHINLEVAKGKTIALVGQSGSGKSTLVDLIPRYHNVEEGELLIDGKNVNAVSIHSLRSLIGNVNQEAILFNDSFYNNITFGVENATMDQVIEAAKIANAHDFIMETEKGYDTMIGDRGGRLSGGQRQRVSIARAILKNPPILILDEATSALDTESERLVQEALERLMKSRTTIAIAHRLSTIKNADEICVLYEGEIVERGKHAELIALNGYYKKLNDMQSL